From the genome of Labedella gwakjiensis:
GCTGATGCACGAGCGACGGGTAGCCGTGGAACGCGAAGATCACGGGACGGTCGGTCGTGAAGAGGGCGTCGAAGTCCTCGTCCGACAGACCGTGCGGGTGATGATCGGGATCCTGCAGCTTCATGAGGTCGGTCACGTTCACCACGCGCACCCGCAGCTCGGGCACGCGCTCCCGGAGGAGCTGCGCGGCGGCGATCGCCTCGAACGTGGGGACGTCGCCGGCGCAGGCGATGACGACGTCCGGATCCTCGGCACCGGGCAGACCGAGCGGAGCGGCGGTACCCGCCCAGTCCCACGCGGAGGCGCCCGCCGCCACGTGGGCCCTGGCCTCCTCGAGCGACAGCCACGACGGCTGCTCCTGCTTGCCCGCCACCACGACGTTGACGCGGTTCTCGGTACGGAACACGTCCGCCATCGTGACGAGCAGGGTGTTGGCGTCGGGCGGGAGGTACACGCGGACGACCTCTGCGCTCTTGTTGACCACGACCCCCAGGAAGCCGGGGTCCTGATGGGAGAACCCGTTGTGGTCCTGCCGCCACACGTGGGAGGACAACAGGTACGTGAGAGATGGGATGGGCTTCCGCCACCGCACCGTCGACGCCGACTCGATCCACTTGGCGTGCTGGTTGAACATCGAGTCGACGATGTGCACGAACGCCTCGTACGACGTGATGAGCCCGTGACGCCCGGTGAGGAGGTAGCCCTCGAGCATGCCCTGCATGAGGTGCTCGCTGAGCGCCTCGATGACACGGCCGTCGGTGGCGAGGTGCTCGTCGGTCGGGAGGGTGGGCAGCTGCCACGCCCTGTCCGTCTCCTCGAATACGGCCTGGAGGCGGTTGGACGCGACCTCGTCCGGCCCGAAGAGACGGAAGGTGCTGGGGTTCATGGCGACCACATGGCGGAGCCACTCCCCGAAGACGCCCGTGGCACCGACGTCGGCGCCGCCCTCGCGGTCGGACGGCACGGCGTGCGGGGTGATCTCCGGGAGGTCGAGCGGCGCGACGGTGCCCCCGTTGGTGTGGAGGCTCGCGCTCATGCGCATGCCTCCGACCGGCCGCAACGCGTCGAGGACCGACGTGGGTGTGCCGTCCGCCTCGAAGAGCTCCTCCGGGCGGTATGACCGCAGCCACCTCTCGAGCTGGGCGAGGTGGTCGGGGTCATCCCGCACGCCCGACAACGGCACCTGGTGGGCGTGGAACGTGTTCTCCACCGGCGCGCCGTCGACCTCGACCGGCCCCGTCCACCCCTTCGGGGTGCGGAGAACGATCACCGGGGGCTTCTCGGTGGTGCGGTCGGCGAGCGTCTCGGCGTCGCGCGCACTCGTCCAGATGCGGCAGATGCGGTCGTACGCCTCGTCGAGGGCCGCCGCCATCCGTTCGTGGACCCGCATCGGGTCCTCGCCGTCGAAGCCGCCGGTCACGAGGATCGGCTCGTAGCCGTGGCCGTGGAAGAACTCGACGAGCTGCTCCTCGGGGATCCGGGCCAACAGGGTGGGGTTCGCGATCTTGTAGCCGTTGAGGTTCAGGATCGGAAGGACCGCGCCGTCGGTGCGGGGATCGAGGAACGCGTTGCCCCACCAACTCGTGGCGAGCGGTCCCGTCTCCGCTTCACCGTCGCCGATGACGCACGCCACGACGAGGCCGGGGTTGTCGAGTGCCGCACCGTAGGCGTGCATGAGGGAGTAGCCGAGCTCCCCGCCCTCGTTGATGGATCCTGGTGTCTCGGGTGCCGCGTGCGACGGGATGCCGCCGGGGAACGAGAACTGTCGCACGAGGCGTCGCAGGCCGGCCTCGTCGGGCGTGACGTCGGGGAAGAGCTCGGAGTAGGTGCCGTCGAGCCACGTGTTCGCGACCATCGCGGGACCACCGTGGCCCGGACCGCAGACGTAAATCGTGGGCACGCCCTTCTCCACGATGACGCGGTTGAGGTGCGCGTACACGAGGCTCAGCGCGGGCGACGTGCCCCAGTGCCCGAGGAGACGGGGTTTGATGCCCTCGCGATCCAGCGGCTTCCGCAGCAGCGGGTCGCCCATGAGGTAGATCTGTCCGACGCTCAGGTAGTTGGCGGCACGCCACCACGCGTCGACCGTGGACAGGGGGATGCTCGCGGTCACGCTGTCGCTCGTCACGGTGTCGTTCGTCACACTGTCGCTCGTCACGGTGCGGGGGCGTCGCCGTCCGTCGGCTCGGGTTCGGTGGGCACTCCGGCGGGCGCCGACCCGCCCTCGAACGCCGACCAGTCGATCGCCGCATCGCTCACCATGGGGCCGTGGCCGCCCGTGGTCTCGTCCGATCCGGCACCACCGGGGGTCGCGCTGTCGGTGCGGTCGGCCCCCTCACTCGGACGCGCATCGTCGTCACCGAGGTCGGTGCCGAGCCCCTCGTCTCCGAAGCCACCCGTGCCGAGCCCCTCGGGAGCGAGCTCCGGGTCGACGCCTTCCGGTCCTGTGCTGCTCTGATCAGTCATGACTCCACGGTAGGCACGACCACCGACACCACGCACGGCCTTGCAGTCGTCCGACCGTCGGGGTAGCGGTCGGGTCCACCCCGAAACACCGCGGCCATCCGACCGAAACACGCCACGAGTACCGTGACCGCATGACAGACCGACAACGGCGAGACCACGATTCAGCCGGGGTGTCGGCGTGAGCGCGCTCCTCTCCCTCGCCGTGAGCGGGCGTCGCGTCGTCTTCGTGGGTGGCGGCCGCGTGAGCGCGCGTCGCGCCCGCTCGTACGTCGACGAGGGCGCGGACGTGATCGTCGTGGCGCCGGTCGTGGACGTCGAGCTGCGAGCGCTCATCGACGGCGGACTCGTCACCTGGATCGACGGGTTCGTGTCGCCGACCCACCTCGACGGAGCCTGGATCGTGCACACCGCGACGGGCGATCCAGCGGTCGATCTCCTCGTGGCGAGCTGGGCGGACGAGCGCCGGATCTGGTGCATCAACGCGGGGAGCGGAACCGACGGGAGCGCGCGCAGCGTCGCCACCGCGCGGGCCGGCGAGGTCACCGTCGGCGTCTCCTCGGCGCACGGCTCCGATCCCCGCCGGACGCGCGCGATCTGCGACGCCCTCGCAGACCACGTCTCGACGGGGGGCGTCGACCTGCGCCGCGTCCGTCGCGGGTCCGCCGCCGATGGCCGGGTCGTCCTCGTGGGCGGCGGCCCCGGCGACCCCGATCTCCTCACCGTGCGAGCGCGGATGGCTCTCGCGCAGGCGGACGTCGTGGTCGCCGACAGGCTGGGACCGCGGACGGTGCTCGACGACCTCGCCCCGGGCGTCGAGATCATCGACGTGGGGAAGACGCCGCACCACCACCCCGTCCCGCAGGAGGAGATCAACCGCATTCTCGTCGACCGGGCGTCGCGCGGCGACGTCGTGGTGAGGCTCAAGGGCGGCGACCCGTTCGTGTTCGGTCGCGGTGGCGAGGAATTCGTCGCCTGCCGCGAGGCCGGGATCCGCGTGGAGGTCGTCCCCGGCATCTCGAGCGCGCTCGCCGTCCCGGCGGCGGCCGGCATCCCCGTGACGCACCGGGGCGTCGCGCGCGGCTTCCTCACCGTCACAGGACACGAGGCGGTCGACGACGACGCCCTCGCGCTCATGCGGGGCGGACGCACCACCGTCGTCGTGCTGATGGGTGTCGCCGCGCTGCCGCTCATCGTCGAGCGCGCCCTCGCCTCCGGCGTCGACGAAGCCCTGCCCGTCGCGATCGTCGAGAACGGCACCACGGCGGAGCAGCGGTCCACACGCGCGCCGCTCTCGGCGATCGTGGGCGCGGCCACGCGCGTCGGCGTGCGGAACCCCGCCGTCATCGTCTTCGGCGAGGTGGCGCGCTTCGGGCTGCTCGACCCCATCCTCGCTCCTGCCCACCTCTCGGCGATCCCCGCGGCCCGTGAGGCGGAGGACACACGACGGTGACGGCCGGGCAACGGTGCGGAAACGGCGGGCGATTAGCGTCGAGTACGGACGGACGGAGAACCTGATGACTCGACAGCCCGAACCGGAACCTGTCGTGGAACGACGGCCGGACCGACAGGCGATCGTCGTCGCGGGCGGGCGTGCATCCCGACTCGGGGGAATCGACAAGTGCGCTCTCGAGGGGAACGGCACGAGCCTCCTCGAGCGCGCGCTCCTGGCCGCCGGACCGGTCGACACCGTCATCGTCGGCCGTGGCACGGTCACGCAGAGCGCGACACGCGTGCGGTACGTCGATGAGACTCCGCGCTTCGGCGGCCCCGTCGCGGCGATCGCGGCGGGCCTCGCCTCCCTCGACGGCCAACCGTGGACGCTCGTTCTCGCCGGCGACCTGCCGGAGGTCGGCTCGGCCGTTCCCCTCCTGCTCGCGGCCTTCGGTCGCCCGCGATTCCCCGCCGCCGTCGACGGTGTCGTCGCCGCAGACGGGGGCGGGCGCGTTCAACCGCTCCTCGGCCTGTACCGCACGACGGCGCTCGAGCGGGCGCTCCACGCGCTCCCGGCGATCGACGGCGCCTCAGTGCGCGCCCTCCTCTCCCCGCTCGTTCTCGCGGCGATCACGGTGCCGCATGCGTCCTGCGCCGACGTCGACACCCCGGACGACGTGCGCCGCTTCGGACTCTCGCTCCCCGACGGAGCCGCGGGGGTCGAGCGTGTCGCCTGACGACTCCGCCGCGATCGACGCGTGGCTCGACCGCATCGTCCCCGTGCTCGACCTTCCCCGCGAACTCGTCGACACACCCCTCGTCCTGGACCTCGCCCGCGACGCCGCCCACGGGGTCGCTAGGCCGGCCGCGCCGCTCACGACGTTCCTCCTCGGGCTGGCGCTCGGGAGGGGAACGGCCTCGCCCGCCGAGCTCGAACGGCTCGCGGACGTCATCACCGAGGAGCTGCCGTGACACTGCTCTCACCGGTGGACGGGCGCGTTCACGAGGCGTCGGCGACGGCCACCGCGGGTCGAGGGCACCGTGGGGTGGGTGTGGACTGGCACGAGGCACGCCGCATCGCGTGGGCTCTCGGAGCGGCCGCGCCCGTCCGCATCGAGACCGTCGACATCACCTCAGCCTCCGGTCGCGTGGCGACGGACGTCGCCCGCGCTCTCGCGCCGCTCCCCGGTTTCGACTCCGCCGCGATGGACGGGTGGGCGCTCGGACCCGGAGACGGTCCATGGCGGATCGGCGACGCGATCCCGATGGGGAGTGCGCCCGATCCCGTCGTCCTCGCCGCGGGGACCGCGCGCCCCCTCACGACCGGCGGCCCTGTGCCCGCCGGCACCCACGCGGTGCTCCGCAGCGAGGACGGCGTCGCGGACGGAGGACTCCTCCGGGCCACGCGGGTTCCCTCCCCCGGGGCCCACATCCGTCGCGCCGGGGAGGAATCGGCGGGCGGCGAGGTGCTCGTGCGCTCCGGCGACCTCCTCACTCCCCCGCGGTGCGCCCTCCTCGCGGCGGGCGGCC
Proteins encoded in this window:
- a CDS encoding phosphoketolase family protein; its protein translation is MTNDTVTSDSVTASIPLSTVDAWWRAANYLSVGQIYLMGDPLLRKPLDREGIKPRLLGHWGTSPALSLVYAHLNRVIVEKGVPTIYVCGPGHGGPAMVANTWLDGTYSELFPDVTPDEAGLRRLVRQFSFPGGIPSHAAPETPGSINEGGELGYSLMHAYGAALDNPGLVVACVIGDGEAETGPLATSWWGNAFLDPRTDGAVLPILNLNGYKIANPTLLARIPEEQLVEFFHGHGYEPILVTGGFDGEDPMRVHERMAAALDEAYDRICRIWTSARDAETLADRTTEKPPVIVLRTPKGWTGPVEVDGAPVENTFHAHQVPLSGVRDDPDHLAQLERWLRSYRPEELFEADGTPTSVLDALRPVGGMRMSASLHTNGGTVAPLDLPEITPHAVPSDREGGADVGATGVFGEWLRHVVAMNPSTFRLFGPDEVASNRLQAVFEETDRAWQLPTLPTDEHLATDGRVIEALSEHLMQGMLEGYLLTGRHGLITSYEAFVHIVDSMFNQHAKWIESASTVRWRKPIPSLTYLLSSHVWRQDHNGFSHQDPGFLGVVVNKSAEVVRVYLPPDANTLLVTMADVFRTENRVNVVVAGKQEQPSWLSLEEARAHVAAGASAWDWAGTAAPLGLPGAEDPDVVIACAGDVPTFEAIAAAQLLRERVPELRVRVVNVTDLMKLQDPDHHPHGLSDEDFDALFTTDRPVIFAFHGYPSLVHQLTYRRTNHANIHVRGFIEKGTTTTPFDMVHLNDLDRYRLALDVLHRVPGLEAKPGMRRLADEWNQARTEARAYAYEHGEDPSWITDRRFER
- the cobA gene encoding uroporphyrinogen-III C-methyltransferase — protein: MSALLSLAVSGRRVVFVGGGRVSARRARSYVDEGADVIVVAPVVDVELRALIDGGLVTWIDGFVSPTHLDGAWIVHTATGDPAVDLLVASWADERRIWCINAGSGTDGSARSVATARAGEVTVGVSSAHGSDPRRTRAICDALADHVSTGGVDLRRVRRGSAADGRVVLVGGGPGDPDLLTVRARMALAQADVVVADRLGPRTVLDDLAPGVEIIDVGKTPHHHPVPQEEINRILVDRASRGDVVVRLKGGDPFVFGRGGEEFVACREAGIRVEVVPGISSALAVPAAAGIPVTHRGVARGFLTVTGHEAVDDDALALMRGGRTTVVVLMGVAALPLIVERALASGVDEALPVAIVENGTTAEQRSTRAPLSAIVGAATRVGVRNPAVIVFGEVARFGLLDPILAPAHLSAIPAAREAEDTRR
- the mobA gene encoding molybdenum cofactor guanylyltransferase, with amino-acid sequence MTRQPEPEPVVERRPDRQAIVVAGGRASRLGGIDKCALEGNGTSLLERALLAAGPVDTVIVGRGTVTQSATRVRYVDETPRFGGPVAAIAAGLASLDGQPWTLVLAGDLPEVGSAVPLLLAAFGRPRFPAAVDGVVAADGGGRVQPLLGLYRTTALERALHALPAIDGASVRALLSPLVLAAITVPHASCADVDTPDDVRRFGLSLPDGAAGVERVA
- a CDS encoding DUF6457 domain-containing protein; this translates as MSPDDSAAIDAWLDRIVPVLDLPRELVDTPLVLDLARDAAHGVARPAAPLTTFLLGLALGRGTASPAELERLADVITEELP